The genome window ATCGTTCCAATGCGGACATCGGGCTTGATCGTGATACGCACGTCTTCCATACGTTAATCCTCACCATCCGTTATAGTGTGTTAGCTCTGATAGCGGTTTGCGTGCGCGCGGAGCCGTTTCTCGTTTCTGCAGATCCTCCGGTAAATCCTCGAGGCGTCCGGGATAGCCGACAGCGATGACCACCACAACCCGGTAGGGATCGGGCACACCCATCGCAGTACGCATGATATTCTCGTCCCATCCAGCCATTGGATGAACCACAAGTCCCTCGGCCGTTCCCTGTAATAACAGGTTTTCTGCCGCCAACCCACAGTCAAACAGATAGAGTGGCTGCCCGTTGATGTCTCCATCATCCTGAGGGTTGGCACAGATCAAAAGCAAAAGCGGAGCGCGGTTTGCCCATCGCTGATTGCCCGGATGGAGCGCCTCACGAGCGCGTGCAAGGGCGTCTGGGGCATCCACCACCACAAAGCGCCACGGCTGCGAGTTGCCAGAAGAGGGCGCCCAACGTGCTGCCTCTAACAGTCTCTGCGTGACCTCACGGGGAACGGGCCGATTAGGGTCTATCGCGCGGGGGCTGCGGCGTTGTGCCAATAGCGGATGAATCTCTAACGTCATCTACAGCTCCAGAAAAACTTAAACGACACACAAGTTCCGTACTTAGTATACACCACCTCTTCCGCGTTTCTTGCATAAAAAGCAGGAATCCCAACGGCCCGTTGAGAAGTTTAGAATATGAGGGTCGCGGCGGAGATGGAAACGAAAAAGAGAGCGATCTGGTCGCCGGTTCAAAACACAGATTCCGATGCCAAAACACGGCTTCTTCAGCGGATCAAGGCCTGGAAGACGGAAGAATATCGCGCGCGTTTGCGATGGCTAGGCTATTTTTGCGTCCTCTTTCTCCTTCTACCATGCTTTACCATCCTTCGAGAGCCTTTAGGGGAGGAGAACGGCATCGGCTCTGCCATAGGCCTACACGTTCTGCAGGTGCTTATATGCGGGGTACTGCTTGGTCTAGAGCTGTTGGCTGGTCAAAATCGCCGTATGGCGCAACGCGAGCTCATCCAACAACTTGAAGCCATTAGCGATCAAAAGCTGCTCCCTGCTCTTATCTCTTCCCTCGATGCTACCCATCCAAAGCTCAACCATCTCCTCATCCAAACCTTGAAACGCTTTTTGGCAGATACCTCGCAAGAGCTCAGCGGATTGGTTTCAGCCGACTGGGAGCAACTGTGTAGCCACCTCTCGCTATTTCTGTCTGAAGGCGAGTTTGAGATGGTGCACCTGATCCTTCAAAGGCTTCCTACCCCTGCAAGCCCCCGCGTGGTAAGCGCTTTGGCCGACTTCCTCGCCTCCGACGAACTATGGCCTTTAGACATTCTCTGGGAAGAGACAAAGGAGAGCCTAGATCGTCTTCTTACTTTCTTCGACTTTCGCTTTGGCCTGCCATTATCGGAGGTTGTCGAACAGTGGATTCAACAGCTCCCCTTCCCCTATTTGGATGATGGATTCTTCGCTACAACCTACTCATTGCAGGCCGACGCCGTGATCGAGCCGCGCCATATGGGTCTGGCCTACTTAGCTCTGGGCAAACTTCTTCCGCAGCTTTCTACAGAGATGTTTCGACAGCTCTCCAAGTATCATCGGGCAACCCTTTATTGGAATCTGCTAGGCAGCCCGGTGGCCTCTAACGAGACCTCGCTGCATCTCGCCCGTCTCGGCCCACAGTATGCACATGCCGTTCTAGATAAAATCGCTCAGGCTGGCGATCTCGATGCCCTAGCCTACTTAAATCGGTTTGTTCATCACGGTATGTTACAGGAGTGGGTTCCAAAAGAGATTCGCCAAAAGGCGATGCAAACGCTTTTGGAACTTGAAGAGCAGGCAAAACGGGAGGAGGCGGAGCGCTTACTTTTGCGCGCAAGTGTGCCTCCTCCCTTTCCTAAAGAGGAGCTGTTGCGACCGATTCTTAAAGAGGATCGCAGTCAGAGGGAGAAACATCTGCTGCTGCGCGGGGTGCCAATCGCCTGTGCAAACGAGAATGAATCGCAACATTCATAAGCATTGAAAGCACCTGTTGAAACTATGGGGGCGGGATTTGGCAGCGGATTGCGCACTATGTGGTCGGGATACTCATCAACCCGTGCGCGCCCCCATCGCATCCATTTCACATGACCGTCGAAGTAGATATAGTTGGAACCGCCATTATGACGGTCGTATTTAATCCAACCTTGATCGCCGTATTTTCCACTGCCCCATCGCACCAAAGCGGCCTCGCCAACCCATGTGTCGTAGTCGTCTTGAGGCACATAGCCATAGTCCGGGTTGTCCGGGGCATCGAGTGCCGTAGAGTTACGCTCGGAGAACATAATGATGTTAGGATTAGGCAAGGCATCTATTACGGCCTCCGTGGCGAAGCCAGGAAGAACGCCCTCCATTGCGTACCGGCAGGATTTGTGCGTGAAGATGGAGTTCAGCAAGTAGCTCCACATACACCAGTGGTGTATCTCCGCCTGGCACTGCTCTCCATTTGGTGCGGCCTGACATTCGGTCCCCAAAACGGTGATGCCACCGTTATACTCCTGCAGGTTCGTCGCCAAAATTTGCGATCGCGGCTCCGTATCGGAAGGGCAGAAGCCGATCAGCCGACCTTTCATATAGGGTTGAAAGAAGATCATCCAAGGTTTTTCAGCGTTGCTGTTTCCCTGTCCGCCCCCAATGCAGCCGTCCACTGTCGGCGGCAAATTCGGCACCTGTGTGCCGTCGTCAAGCACCCACTCCTCATGATGATGGAACAGGGCTCCATCCCAATCGTCCATATACATGTGGGCTGCCATGGCGATCTGCTTCTCGTTAGAAAGGCAGACCGTTTGGCGGGCGCTCTCGCGTGCCCTAGCAAACACCGGGAAGAGGATGGCAGCCAGTATCGCTATAATAGCGATAACGACAAGCAACTCAATGAGCGTAAAAGCGCTCTTCCTACCCATATGCCCTCTACCTCCATGAGTATCATCTGTAAAAAGGAAAGCATGAGATTATAGCACATTTTTCTTCACCGACAACAGGATTGCCGCGTAGTCTTCATCTAGTCAGCTTTTCCTTGTGTTGACACTCCATTCCTTTACGCTACCGAAGCCACCGCCATGCAAAGGTTTAAGTCACTAAAGACAACAGCCTCGATTCTTGACAATAGCCTCGATTCTTTTAGAAACCATGCAACTTACTCCAAACCTTCTTCGGCCATTTCGATAGCGGCGATCAGGGCCTTCGCTTTGTTCACGCTCTCCTGATACTCAAGCGCGGGCACCGAATCGGCGACCAGTCCTCCGCCCGACTGAATGTAGGCCACCTGCCCATCGGTCAACATGGTGCGAATCGTAATCGCCATGTCCATATCTCCGCTATAGCTGAAGTAGCCCAAAGCACCTGCGTAGAACCCTCGGCGTGTCCACTCTTGTTCGTCTATAATCTCCATCGCACGCACCTTAGGGGCACCGGAGACTGTCCCGGCTGGGAAGCAGGCGCGTAACACATCGTACACGCTTTTGTCAGGAGCTAACTTGCCCACCACATTGCTCACAATATGCATCACATGCGAGTAGCGCTCGATCACCATCAGCTCATCCACACGCACGCTTCCGAAAACGCAAACACGACCGATGTCGTTGCGCCCCAGATCAACCAACATGATATGCTCCGCGCGCTCTTTCTCATCTGCTAGGAGCTCTGCCTCCAGTCGGGCGTCCTCTTCGGGCGTCTTACCCCGAGGGCGGGTGCCTGCAATCGGGCGCACGCATACGGTATCGCCATGCACATTTACCAAAATTTCTGGGGAAGCCCCGATCAGTTTGCGTTGACCGAGGTCAAAATAGCACATGTAGGGCGAGGGGTTGATAGAGCGAAGCGCTCGGTAGAGATCGAACGGTCGTGCCGAGAAAGGAACTTTAAAACGTTGCGATAACACAATTTGAAACGCATCGCCAGCCAAGATGTACTCTCGGCAGCGCTCTACTGCGGCCTCGAACTCCTCCCGTGGAGTACACGGCTCAACCACCACCTTTCGATTGGGAACACGTGGCGGCGGAGGCGTATAGGGCGCCTGCAGACGTGTCACCAGAGAATCGATCTTTTTGATAGCCGCCTCATAGGCCGCATCGGGGTCGCCGTCCACATGCGCGTTGCAAAGCACGAGGATACGATGCCGCACATGGTCGAAAATCACGAGTGTA of Chthonomonas calidirosea T49 contains these proteins:
- a CDS encoding nitroreductase family protein translates to MTLEIHPLLAQRRSPRAIDPNRPVPREVTQRLLEAARWAPSSGNSQPWRFVVVDAPDALARAREALHPGNQRWANRAPLLLLICANPQDDGDINGQPLYLFDCGLAAENLLLQGTAEGLVVHPMAGWDENIMRTAMGVPDPYRVVVVIAVGYPGRLEDLPEDLQKRETAPRARKPLSELTHYNGW
- the trpE gene encoding anthranilate synthase component I, with the translated sequence MPSNVKPDRATFRTLAQKGNLIPIYREILADRLTPVSAFERLVADIGEEGENPRAFLLESVEGGERLARYSYLGVNPGLVLRTKNREVILLEEGHEHRFQLEGGQDPLHVLQNLMGRYRFVATSDLPRFCGGAVGFFSYDLVRFFEKLPDTNPDELQVDDACFLFTDTLVIFDHVRHRILVLCNAHVDGDPDAAYEAAIKKIDSLVTRLQAPYTPPPPRVPNRKVVVEPCTPREEFEAAVERCREYILAGDAFQIVLSQRFKVPFSARPFDLYRALRSINPSPYMCYFDLGQRKLIGASPEILVNVHGDTVCVRPIAGTRPRGKTPEEDARLEAELLADEKERAEHIMLVDLGRNDIGRVCVFGSVRVDELMVIERYSHVMHIVSNVVGKLAPDKSVYDVLRACFPAGTVSGAPKVRAMEIIDEQEWTRRGFYAGALGYFSYSGDMDMAITIRTMLTDGQVAYIQSGGGLVADSVPALEYQESVNKAKALIAAIEMAEEGLE
- a CDS encoding prepilin-type N-terminal cleavage/methylation domain-containing protein translates to MGRKSAFTLIELLVVIAIIAILAAILFPVFARARESARQTVCLSNEKQIAMAAHMYMDDWDGALFHHHEEWVLDDGTQVPNLPPTVDGCIGGGQGNSNAEKPWMIFFQPYMKGRLIGFCPSDTEPRSQILATNLQEYNGGITVLGTECQAAPNGEQCQAEIHHWCMWSYLLNSIFTHKSCRYAMEGVLPGFATEAVIDALPNPNIIMFSERNSTALDAPDNPDYGYVPQDDYDTWVGEAALVRWGSGKYGDQGWIKYDRHNGGSNYIYFDGHVKWMRWGRARVDEYPDHIVRNPLPNPAPIVSTGAFNAYECCDSFSFAQAIGTPRSSRCFSL